The nucleotide sequence CCTGCTCCCCTGCCTCTCTCCCTGACGACCCTGTCTCCAGCCGATGTGCTGCTGCGGCTGCGAGCGGCGGGGGCACCAGGCATCGTGCTGCTTGAATCGCTGGGGCCGGCCGTCCCGTTTGGCCGCTACAGCGTGCTCAGCGCGTGGCCGGTACAGGTCCAGACCGCCCTGCCCGAAAAGCCGCCGGGTGAAGCCTTGTTTCCCGCGTGGCTGGGCGGCCTGAAGTACGAGGCTGCGCGCGACTTCGGGCTAGACACGCACGACCCCGCCGGCTCCGCCGCCTGGTGGGGCCTGTATCCCAGCGGTCTGGTCTGGGACCGCCAGACGGGGACACTGCATCTGGTGGGTGAAGGCGGGCACGTGAACTGGGAGGCCGTGCTCGCGCGTGACCCGGCCCCCCTGCCCGCCCTGGAAGTGGGCGAGTTCGGGGCAGACGACGTGGACTATCCGGCGGGCGTGCGCGCCGTGCAGGAGCTTATTCGAGCGGGTGAAGTCTATCAGGTCAACCTCTCGCGCGGCGTGCGGGCGGAGGCGACGGGTGATCCCCTGGCCGCCTACCTGCGCCTGCGTGAGGTGAACCCCAGCCCCTTCATGGCCTTTCTTGACCTGGGAGAAGAGGTCATTGTGTCGTGCAGCCCCGAGCGGCTGGTGTTGTGGGCGGAGAACACCCTCTGCGCTCGGCCCATCGCGGGCACGCGGCGGCGCGGCGACACCCCGCAGGAGGATGCGGCGCTGGAACGTGAGCTGCGCGCAAGCCCCAAGGAGGTGAGCGAACACACCATGCTGGTGGACCTGGTGCGGCATGACCTGGGCCGGGTCGCGGCGGCGGGCAGTGTCTCCGTGCCGGATCTGGGGCTGGTCGAGCGCTACAGCCACGTGATGCACCTCGTCTCGGAGGTGCGGGCCACGGCCCGGCCCGGGCTGACGGTGCGTGACCTCCTCGCAGCGACCTTTCCCGGCGGCACGATCACCGGCGCCCCCAAAACGCGCGTGATGACCGCCATCCGTGACCTGGAACCGGGACCGCGCGGCTGGTACACGGGGAGCGTAGGCCTCGTGAGCGGTGCGCGGGTGGACCTCAATATCCTGATTCGGACGGCCGCGTTTCACCGCCAGCCGCCTGCGATCAGCGGCCCACCCAACCCGCTCGCAGGCCACGGGCGCTGGACGGTCCAGGTCCGTGCCGGGGGCGGCACCGTGATCGATGCTGACCCCACGCATGAGGCGCAGGAGACCGTCCACAAGGCCCAGGCGCTGCTCGCCGTGCTGTC is from Deinococcus sp. YIM 77859 and encodes:
- a CDS encoding chorismate-binding protein, producing MTARPAPLPLSLTTLSPADVLLRLRAAGAPGIVLLESLGPAVPFGRYSVLSAWPVQVQTALPEKPPGEALFPAWLGGLKYEAARDFGLDTHDPAGSAAWWGLYPSGLVWDRQTGTLHLVGEGGHVNWEAVLARDPAPLPALEVGEFGADDVDYPAGVRAVQELIRAGEVYQVNLSRGVRAEATGDPLAAYLRLREVNPSPFMAFLDLGEEVIVSCSPERLVLWAENTLCARPIAGTRRRGDTPQEDAALERELRASPKEVSEHTMLVDLVRHDLGRVAAAGSVSVPDLGLVERYSHVMHLVSEVRATARPGLTVRDLLAATFPGGTITGAPKTRVMTAIRDLEPGPRGWYTGSVGLVSGARVDLNILIRTAAFHRQPPAISGPPNPLAGHGRWTVQVRAGGGTVIDADPTHEAQETVHKAQALLAVLSGQPGRSPQPPALPVPGRVWLPPPAPSRTSLRVLLLDNRDSFTMNLAHDLLALGAAVDLRSQDEDAAELLASAPDAVLIGPGPGTPSTSGSTLALTRRCLARGVPLLGVCLGHQALGEVLGGRVERAAPVHGRPEAVRHRGEGLFAGIVDGTPFGRYHSLVVRGLPEEVVTARSADGEVMALQVPGRAAWGVQFHPESVLSPAGRVLLGNWLRLSWAARSGQGGP